The following DNA comes from Curtobacterium sp. 9128.
CACGGCTCGTACGCCACGTCGAACAGCAGCGCATCGGGGCCGGACGGCACGAGCGGCAACGAATCCGCGGCACCACCTGGGAGCGTCGACACGACGAAGCCGAGCGGTCCCGCCTGCTCGAGGTCCGCCAGGGGATGGACCTCGAGCGAGACGCCGAGTCGCGTGGCGAGGCCCACGAGGTCCCGTGCCTTCGTCGTGTCGCGGAGGAACACCCGGACGAGCCGGGCGCCGAGTCGCAACGACGCGGTGAGCGCACTCGCAGCGGTGGCACCGCCGCCGAGGATCGTGGCCTCGCCGGGGACGTGCCCGAGCGCCTCGACCGGACGGACGATCCCCTCGACGTCGGTGTTCGCACCCGCGCGGACGACCCGGCCGGCCTCGTCCCGGAACGCCAGGGTGTTCGCCACCCCGAGCTCGTCGACGAGCGCCGTGGTGCGATCGAGCATCGGCAGGACTTCGCGCTTCAGCGGCATCGTCAGGCTGAGCCCGCGCTGTTCCGGACCCAGCCCCGCGACGAACGCGTCCAGTCCGCCGGAGGCGACCTCGTGCCTCCCGTACGTGAACGGCACCCCGAGCACGTCGTAGGCCGCTGTGTGCAACGTGGGCGAGAGGGAGTGTGCGATCGGCGAGCCGAGCACCGCGAGGTGCGTGCGGGCGGGGTCGGGGAACGAGAGGGCCACATCGCCAGCCTAGTGTCGCGCGGTATTAGGGTAGCCTTACCTACGTGATCCGATCCTCCCTCCCCAAGCAGCGCTTCCGTCGCGTGCTCGCCGCGGCCGGTGCCGTCGTGGCCGCCTCGCTCGTCCTCGCCGGATGCGCTGGCGGCAGCCCGTCCGACACGTCCTCCTCCGGCTCGTCCGGCGACGGCGCCTTCCCGGTGTCGATCACGACCGGGCTCGGCACGACGACCATCAAGTCCCAGCCGAAGCGCGTCGTCGCCCTCGGCTGGGGTGACGCGGAGACGGCGCTCGAACTCGGTGTGCA
Coding sequences within:
- a CDS encoding shikimate dehydrogenase, with the translated sequence MALSFPDPARTHLAVLGSPIAHSLSPTLHTAAYDVLGVPFTYGRHEVASGGLDAFVAGLGPEQRGLSLTMPLKREVLPMLDRTTALVDELGVANTLAFRDEAGRVVRAGANTDVEGIVRPVEALGHVPGEATILGGGATAASALTASLRLGARLVRVFLRDTTKARDLVGLATRLGVSLEVHPLADLEQAGPLGFVVSTLPGGAADSLPLVPSGPDALLFDVAYEPWPTAAASRWEAAGGRVLNGLDMLTEQAIGQIRFFLTGDEDELLPSEALVRRAMRVSVGLPETIGA